From the Eschrichtius robustus isolate mEscRob2 chromosome 3, mEscRob2.pri, whole genome shotgun sequence genome, the window GGCACCTTGGATACAAAGATGGTGACATGACAGCAACTGGGGActccagggagagagagaggttccAAGAGGCAGGTGTTAGGCACTAAGAAGCAGTCTTACCAAGGCGAGAGGAGCAAAGACTAGACTGCAGTTTGGGACTCTGCAGCTGGATGCAAAGAATCAATGAAAAGGAGCTTTGGTTTTACGGTTAAAGAGTTGCTGCTCTGGTATAACGGCAGAGACTAAGAGCTTGGGAATCCCAGTGGGCAAAGGCACAGGGCAGTAGGGGATGAAACTTCAGGTCACCCTTGCTAGAACTCACCATCAGTAATTGCTTGTTGGCCAGTGCCAACTCCTGCACCATAGTGTCCTGCATCCTTAGGATGGCATATGGGTTTCTCCTCTGGCTTAATGTCATCTGCCACAGACAGTGAGTGTGTGAATTTTGCCACCTGTCCCAGGCAGAAAGGTAGGGGTTGAATGGGTTAAAGTCAGGAGTGGAGACAAAAACGCCATCAGTGAGGCTGCTTCTTCACCAGAACTTCTGTGCCATCGTGAGAAGACTGCAAACTCCTTGAAAGGATAACTAGAACTGACTTAGAACTTAGTATATTATGTCACTCAATCATCAAAATAACCATGTGTCATAGATATTAATTTTTGCAttatacagacaaggaaactttaAAGTTCAGGTGagctgcccaaggtcacttaATGGCAGACCTGGGTATCAAATCCAATCTAAGGATTAATTCCTTCCATCATACCAGTGATACTCAGTCCTGGCTAGGTCTGAATTAAGGTTTTCTAATATATAAGAGGAATATATgtatgtctcacacacacacacacacacacacacacacacacaccctctgttAAGAAAATCctgttgacattttttttaaaaatcaagtattttttacagatagcTGAAAAATTAAATTGATACAGAAATACATATTAAACGAAAAGTGAAAGCTTCATTCTTCTGCCCCAGTCCTTCTCAACAAAGTTATCAGTTTCTTATGTATCCTTACAGAAAACTTTTCTATATCAGCaagtgttatcttttttttttttttttaatttttattatttattttattttttggctgccttgggtcttcattgctgcgtgcgggctttctctagttgcggcgagcgggggctactcttcgttgtggtgtgcaggcttctcattgtggtcgcttctcttgttgtggagcacgggctctaggcgcacgggcttcagtagttgtggctcgtgggctctagagcgcaggctcagtagttgtggtgcacaggcttagttgctccacggcatgtgggatcttcctggaccagggctcgaacccatgtcccccacactggcaggtggattagtaaccacttcgccaccagggaagtcccttaattttttttaacatgaaatcATATGTTTACATAAGTAGTATTACTTAACAATTTGGACTTTTCATATCAGCACATAGAGATTTGCTTTGTTCTGTTTAAAGGCTGTCTAGTATTTCTGTATCATAATTTAACCAGCTACacgttgtttctagcttttttattttaataaacaatgCTGTCATGAATACTCGTGTGTGTACATTCTAGTGCTTTTGCAGGTATATCTgtgtaaattcctagaagtagagtTGCCAGTTCAAAGGATATGTGAATTGAAAATTTTGATAGATTTCATAAAAAAGGCTTCATAAAAAAGGCtgcatcagggacttccctggtggcacagttataagaatctgcctgccaatgcaggggacacgggttcgagccctgatccgggaagatcccacatgccgtggagcaactaagccggtgtaccacaactactgggcctgcgctctagagcccgtgagccacaactactgagcctgtatgccacaggtactgaagcctgtgtgcctagagcccgtgcaccgcaacgagaagccaccacaatgagaagcccacgcaccgcaatgaagagtagcccccactcaccgcaactagagaaagcccgtgcacagcaacgaagacccaacgcagccaaaaataaacaaataaaattaaaagaaaaaaggctgCATCAATCTTGATTCCCACTAAAACTATATGCATTCTTGTTACCTCACATCCTTGCTACCTCTGGGTATAACCTATGAAACCTTAAAAAACAGGCTTATCCTATCTAATCCCAGACCATTTTAGAATCTTCCGGGTTAAgacctgtgttttttaaaaaagctccccaggtgatggaGATATACAGCCTAATCTTTTgagttttctcattcattcattcaatacatacCTACTGCATACCTACCACATGGTTAGTGCGATGCTGGGCAACAAATACTTGaattttccttaaaaagttaaaaaagaaaacaacaaaaacttgcTCCAATTTTCCTTCAGAGAATGGGAAGCAAGGGAGAATAGAAACCATTGCCTATGTAGCCTGAGTGGGCACTAGGAGGCTGATCTCTGCTTGTGAGAACAAGGGGTGCTTCTTGCCCCTCCCATACCTGTTTGCATTCTTGAGGAGCCCCTAACAAGATGGAGATCTCAGAAGCGGCTTAAGGAGGACAGGAGGGTGAAAAGGTCAATCTGAAGGCTAAGGGAAGGGATAGAAGCAGAGATTACCTGTCCACCATCTTCTTAAGTCCCAGGGCCCTTTGAAAACTCTGCAAGAAAAGGGAGTTCTGTTGATCTGCCTTGATCTCCAGTACCTCACTCAGTACCCTATCATAGTGGGAGACACATAGACCTTTTCTTTAGAGACAGGGAGTAGCCAATTTCctaggggaggtggggagaaagtCCTACTCCTTTCAGAATAGACCAAAGGTAACATGCAGCGGTTAGTATGCAACAAATatctgaatacctactatgtgcctgacaTAATCTCCCACTCCTGCTACTACCCTTCTGTTACATCTGTCCATTTCTGGTAAATTGATCTGGAAACCTCATCCAGGGAAACACATCCAACCCAGCCCCTTTTCCAACTCTGCATACCTCTTCTACTTTCACCATCCTTTCCACAGACATGTCTTCAAACTTGCTTGATGTAGTCTTAGGAGACTGAGCAGGCTCAACTTTGTTTTCAGTCACCAAGGTTTCAGTAGTCATAGCAACATTTACACCTCCAACAATGAGCCTAGGCCTAGGAGTTGGTCGGTCACCTGGCCTGTTGCCCTGGAGACCTGAAGGGAATCCTGGTTCTCCAGCCTTCTATTAGTGACACAGGCAATTCTATGAGCAAAGACCACGCTCACATTTCaggatttcttcttttgtggTCCCAAGGAGTATCTGTATGGTTCTAGGTCCAGAGAGCATATCACATGCCTGTTTTATTAAAAGACAACTATAAAGGAATGAATCATATGCTTTAGTTTTTAattgttcattttattaaataGTTTATATAAAGTCAGACCAATATATTGGTCTGACCATTCCTTCACACTACCCCACACATGAGGAGGGATGAGATTATGTCAGGTGTCAAAACATTCCCTTTTCAATTTATTCATGACACTATGGAATGAAAGTAGAAGGCAGATCCTTGCACGCCAGGGAAGTTGTGTTAAAGTTTCAACACATCCTGGTTTAAGTGGAGCACCAGGGTAAGTTGTTCCACATACCACTCATGGCCTCACCCAATCTCCCCACCAGTTCCTGTATACCTTTCCCACCAATGAACTCTTAGATGTCTCAAACCCAAGTGGTTCCCATACAACTGTGTTCGAAGGGATAGATACAGAAGACAAGACACCAAGCCCCGTCATCCCAACTCTCACCCTTGGGATTATTTATAGTCTGGAAAAGGACAGATGAACCGTGATTAAAACCAAGTGAGGATTTTTAAGGAAGCTTTAacagaaatattaagaaaaacatcTGAATTCAACTCCAGAGAAAAGTGCTACCAAGGGAAAATAAAGTCTTAACTCATGTTCTGCAACTGGTCGTAAGAGAGGGTGGGAGAATGATCCTCTAGGCATGAACTCTAAGAGCTCTGAACACAACCAGAGCTTCAGCTGATCCAGTCCGGGCTGCTGAGCCAGATGACCTGAGGGCTGCCCGGCAAGCACACTGCAGTCTGTCTGGCTCCATCAACAGTTACAGTTCTTCAGCTCCATCACAGAGTACTCTCCAGTGTGTTATAGTTGTCCTTAAAGCTCTTCAATTCGAGGAAGTGCTTGGCACGTTTACTCTTCTGACTGGAGGGGAGGTATGTCACCTGGATGGTTGTTGGGGAGACTTCAGGAGACTGGGTTAGGTCTTTGGCTGCTGACTGATGTTGTCGCTGAGAGCTCCCACTTCGGGCTTTGACCCTGAAGAATACAAAGAGGGCAGGTCATGGACAGAATGAGGACTAATGGAAGAAAACAATTCAAggcttatccatcctatatatgcaGCTGTAGCCACAAAAGGTCTCTGTCCTACCTTATAAACTAGTTACTATAGTTACTAAAATCTCATCTGGTAGCTTAGAAACAGCAGAGAAACCAATTTTCCCACTGAGTCCCTGCCTCTGACTCAACCTCTTCTTCATTTCACTGTGCTTAAAGCAAACTTTTAATTCTGCTGATTCACCTAATGTGTGCATGCCATTAATATACTCCCAGTCCCTTGAAACAactgaataacaaaaaataatattgaaGTTAACTACTAAGTACTTATTAGGACATTAAACCTGGTGCTTTACCAACATGTAATTTACTAACATCCCACTATTCCTATAGGGTGGTATCATCCTCTTTTGCAGGTTAGGAAACCAAGGGTCCATCCAGTAAGTTGCctgaggtcacaaagctagtaagtgacagagagctgggattcaaacctaagTTTGTCAGATTTCAGAGCCTTTACTCTTCAATATACTCAATGAAACTTTCTAGAAACTAGAGATCAaagagacaattttttttaaactgtggtaaaatacacataaaatctaCCATCgcaaccatttttaaatgtttacagttcagcagtgttaagtacattcacattgttgtgcaaccaacctCCAGAATTCTTTCCATCTTGTAAAACAAACTCTCTGCCTATTAAACAACTCCCTATTCTCCCTTtcctctagcccctggcaaccaccactctactttctgtctctatgaatatgATTACTCCAgatacctcacataagtggaatcaaactgtatttgtctttcaaaGAAACTGAAGTTTGAACAGGCCTCCTGCCTGACTTCTAGACCAAATGCTCTTTTCCATCCTTTCCACATGTTCATTTTCATTAGTTTTCTAAGTAGTTTTTACTAGGACCTTTTGTCTTTAGAACAAGgtagtttatttttaagaatagagAGGACAGGACAGACATACCCCTTATCTTTTGAGAAAGAGCCATAGTCGACACAGCAGAAAACAGATGTATTCTTTTCATGGCTGGTAACTAACTTTTTATTCTAGACTGGCTTTCCCTCTTTACTCTTTCAGTTACACGTATGCATAAACAACATAATGAAGGTTTGTTAGTATGTATTTACAATGTTCCcagcgagggacttccctggtggtgcagtgattgagaatccgcctgccaatgcagaggacacgagttcgatccctggtctgagaagatccctcatgccgtggagcaactaagccagtgcgccacaactactgagcctgtactccagagcctgcgagccacaactactgaagcccacatgctctagggcccgtgctccgcaacaagagaagacactgctgtgagaagcccgtgcactgaaacgaagacccaacacagccaaaaaagataataaataaataaaatacattaacataaaaaaaaaaaagaggaattgtGATGTGGTCAtaacataaatggaaaaaaaaaaaaagttcccagaGAAAAATCATGATGTCTCTTCTATAACACAAGCCCTCAGCAGCTGATTCTTTAGTGATACCTTTTGTTTCAGATAGGGTTACTAATACTTTAAGTGGTAATAAAAATGGTTGGCATTTAATTCTTTTATCGAACCAAGGCACAAAAGGATGACACTGGGGCCCTGAAAAGAAGGCATCTTTGTGTGctgaaaaactttattttattccctTTATTGGTGTAATAGGTTATACCAATTCTGACATTTTACTGAGttggacaaaaaacaaaaacaaggagaaaaagagaTGCACAATAGGAGAAACTTCCCTTATTAGCTTGTAGAGCAGCATTTGCTTTCCAATGTGAGCAAGCAGCAGCTCTAACAGTCTAGGACCTGACAACTCTTATGTTATCATAGATTTTGTTCACAGTGCTTTTGAAGGTCATCTCACTGTGGGAACAGTCCAGCACTACCTGTATTCTCTAACCAGCTCCCTTTGACATGTTCCCCTCCAAACTCACACTGTGGCCAGCTCACTCAGGGCCTCCTGATAGCGCAGGTACTCACTCTGGCCAAAGACctgaagaaagaggaagggagaatgAGAATCTCTCAGTCTGGGGCATCCCTTTAGTTCCCTGAAGGAAAAGAGTGGCCATCTGGCTTACCCCTGTCCCATAGCGGGCTGTCTCATAGCCATCCAGCAGGGTATCAATGAGGGCCTTGCGCACACCCTTGAAAGGAGTACTAGTGTTTCGAAGATCTAGCAGGTAGGAGCGGAAATTCTTGCCCATTAAGGAACGGGGATGCCGGCCTTCAGCATGAAATGGGATCTCTATGGAGATAATAGAACAATGATACCCCCTTTCCCATTTGTTTAGTCTTTCTAATTAATTTCCCAAACTTACAAATAGGTCCAATGAGTGAGTTGGGGGGAAATTCTAAGGGAATTCAGAAGACCAGAGATATACAGCTGTGTCTGAGTGGTCATATGGTGGTGGCAATACAACTGTTAAACTATACCAACGACACACAATAGTGTCATTTTCCTATTTACccatagtttaaaatatatatgttttggtAGAGATAGAGCATTTTTGACAATGGtcatatgaaaaaaatggaaaaaaattcaagagCATTTCTGACAATGgtcatatagaaaaaaattcaagaaccATCTAAATAGGCTTGGTGAAAAAGCAGATGCTGCCTGTCTTTTGTGGGAAAACAAGCAAATTACCACCATCTAGTTCATGAAACTAAAGGTctagaaagaacaaaacaaatccaGACTCTTTGGAGAAAAATAACTTACATACATCATTTCCTTAGGTAAAATAGTAACCCAGTACTCTCAAAACTAGGAAATTCCTACCAGCCGGAGATGTGCAGAAAGGACAAATTCTAACACATAAAGTGggttcctccctctcttccccaggtGAGCTTTCAGGATCCGGAACGGCTGCTGAGCAGCCCTTACCAGAGGCACGGATGGCATCCAGAGCTTTCATCCTGTATAGATAGTTGTAGCAATCTGTTAAGAAAGAGACTGGTCTCAGGCATAACCCTCAAAAGATTCTCCAAACTCCAGCAAGCTTATTGTGCCTCCCACATCTGACATATACCCAGTAACAAGGAACCACAGCTGCTGAGTCTGCCAGCAGCTATGTTTATAACTCTGAGAACAAAGGAATTCTGAGTTTGTGAGACCCCTCACTGAAGTATCCTCCAAGAGCATGCCGCATACTTTGATTTCCCTGGGTTTCCAGCTGTAGCAGTCTTGCGTCATCATCTGCAAGGAGCTGAGGTTCATATTTGATATCCTGAACCCTGGATAGTCGGATATCAATCTCCTCTTTTAAGTCCTGTTCATGTGGAGAAAAGAATACAGTCACTTAGCCTGTACTTTGCTTCCCATCAGTCTGGAAATGGGGCAGAGCAGGTGAACAACTAAGACAACAGAAGCAGAGAAAATGCTCATTTGGCTAATGAAATTGCCAGATAAGACTCAAGAATTTAATAAAGAATGGGGTTGGGTTCGCTAAGAACCTCTCCAAACTGCATATCTCTAAGCTAGATCTTTTAACCTGCCAGAATTCCTTCAAGCTCTACACCATTAACATTATTTCTGATTTTCAACTGAAATTTTGGGGGGCGCTgagtggcatgcgggatcttagttcccccaccagagatcaaacccgcaccctctgcagtggaagcacagtctcaaccactggactaccagggaagttcccttgACAGGATTTAGAAGAATCTTGGTTAGGTGTCATAAAGAATTTCCTGAGCTGGGAAAAAATGGACATCAACTGGAGGTCATAATCTACTCTAAAAACCTGTAAGAAGATCTGTATGCGGTTTAGAAGTCTGGGAATTATCCCTACCTGGTGAACCACAGGATTTCTAGAGGCTTTCTTCTAGAgcgcatttaattttttaagtaggtaattcaaaaagatacgaaAGGTGTCACCCCCACTTACCCAGAGCAACCACTGTTAACAGTTTCATATTCATCTGTCTTATGAGGGTTGCCAGAGTCCCAGCAATTATTTTTTTGTGACATTTAGGAACTTCTATTGTGAAATATGTCATTCGTAGAATAcatttgacatatatatacaccttGATTACAAAATTCATTAAGATGCACACCTGTATGCACTATCCAATTTATGAACTGGAATATGACCAATGACTTGGAAGCCTTGTGTGTCCACCCGATTGAATGCAACCTCCAACCTTAACTtctcaagttttatttttctttgctgttttatCACATCACCCTGAGGAAGATGTTTagctttgcctggttttgaaccttatacaaatggaaaaaaatacatatatatatattttttgaaaaatactttttgaattGCTCTGCAACCtatcttttaaagtttttgtttgtttttttaaatttatttatttacttttggctgtgttgggtcttcgtttctgtgcaagggctttctccagttgcggcgagtgggggccactcttcatcgtcttcatcgtggtgcgtgggcctctcactgtcgcggcctctcttgttgcggagcacaggctccagacgcgcaggctcagtagttgtggctcacgggcctagccgctccacggcacgtgggatcttcctggaccagggcatgaacccgtgtcccctgcattggcaggcggattcctaaccactgcgccaccagggaagccccttaaagttttaaataaactttactgAGGTTTAATTTACACGCAATAAAATACATCCATTTTAAGTGTGTAGTTTGACGTATTTTGACAAATGAATACATCCATTCAACCACCAtcccaatcaagatacagaacactggacctccctggtggtgcagtggttaagaatccacctgccaatgcaggggacgtgggttcgagccctggtccgggaagatcccacatgccgcggagcaactaagcccgtgcaccacaactactgagcctgtgctttagagcccgcgggccacaactactgagcccacgtgccacaactactgaagcccacgcgcctagagctcgtgctctgcaacaagaagccactgcaatgagaagcccgcgcaacgcaacgcaatgaagacccaatgcagccaaaaataaataaataaataaataaatttattaaaaaaacaaaagatacagaacactttcatcaccccaaaacgtTCTTCATCCCCCTTTGCAGGCAACCTCCCCTTTCATGCCCCGGGGAACACTGATATGCTATCAATATAGTTCTTCCTGTTCCAgaattccatacaaatggaatggAATCATACGGTACACATTCTTTTGTGAATGGCTTTCTGGCATTTTTTCACCTGGCacgtttttgagattcattcatatttGTGATTTACTTTTTCCATTCAAAAGTATTTTGGAGATTCACTTGTGTTCATATACTCATCTTCAGTTTATTTTCATTCCTTATAGTATTCCAGAATACTATTATGTTATTATATATCCATTCTCAAATGGACATTTAGagtaacagttttttttaaaaaaaatattagaaacaatgcTGTGAGTATTCTTGTACGTGTTTTCTGGTACACatgaacaaaaattaatttctctatggtaggagtagaattgctgggctaTGGATTAGGGACATTTGCAATCTTACTAGACAATACCCCAATATTTTCCAAAGCACTTTTACTAATTTGTACTTCCACCAGCAATGGATGAGAATTTAGCCAGAACTTTTTAGAGCAAAAGGAATCTTGATCTCATCTAGTCTGAGGTTGGGGGGTCCTAAATAGTCAAAGGTTTGATTAGCTCATGACATACTGGAAACTAACCCTATATCCTTCTTATGGGAGGCAGCTGGCATTTGGAGAACTGGGAGAATGTGGAAGCACTGTTGAGGTTTTAGCCACAACATCTTCTTTGAGGCTTTCCATGAAATATATCAGCAAAGAACAATGAGAGGAGGGTTACAGTACTAGTTAATGAAAGAACATTGGTCTAGGAGTTGACAGAATTGTGTCCTAGCTCTAGCCCTCCCACCAACCTGCTTTTCACTCAACAATGAATTATTACTATGTGTAGGCCCTGGCTCTACAACAGTGAACATAACTGGCATGGTGTATACATTCTTAGAGCTTAGGGAAGAGAGAggcattaaacaaataaacataaaagaataTTTGTAGTAAAATGCTATCTGGAAACAAAGAAGACCTACTTTATAATGGGTCATAAGCATTCCTCTTTGTAGGAAATAGTATTTGAGGTAAGTTCTAAAGATCAAATGAGCTAGCCAAGTGAAAACCAGAGGTAGATCATTCTAGGCCACAGTGACAGCACACATAAAGATAAGAAATTCAACCAGTGTAGCTGGATCCCAGTGATCAGGGGAGAGCCATACAAAAGGAGGTTGGTAAGGACAGCAGGCAACATTTACTCAGAAGTGTAAGGCGGAAGAAGCAGGATGGGGGTGGCAGTTGGGGTATTAAGAGTTCTGTGGGGCATTAGGACATGTTAGGTTTGAGATGCCTATCAGACATCTAATTGGAAATGTTAGGTAGGCAATTGGATACACAAGGATGGAACTCAGGAAGGAGGGATGggatagaaataaaatttcatcAGTAGATATTTAAAGCCAAGGAAAGGAAAGCAATTACCTAAAGAGAAGTACAGACAGAGACTGCTTGGTTATTCACTTCCTGTTATGTCCTCCAGTAAGCTGCTTCCTTTTCTTAGATTTCAGTTGGTAACATGAATGATAGAACTAGATGATTTATGGGGCCCTTATAAATCTAAAGTTTCGCAATGGCAACCCTTCTCACTGATCTGGGGCTAATTCTAACCACTCTAACCCcatcctaaaaaaaaaacaaaaaaaaaaacccaaaacagaaaacactggGTAGTTTAAATTGAACTGGGAAACATCATACCATAGAGTTGGGAATTTTCATCCAAGTCCTTCATtctgcagatgcagaaactgaagtCCCTGGATAAGCTACTTGCTGTGCCACGGCAGTGAGCAGGTGAGCCAAGACCCAAGATGACCTTTATTGCTCAATATACTAATATACACATGGGTAACTGGACAAGGAAATACGGGAATTAAGTCATTTCTAAAGGCAAAGGAAATCTCATTCTGGGCCCTAATGGATCTGGAGAACCAGGCCTATCTCATGCCTTAAGGACCTACCTTGGGGGCATTGTGTCCCACAGGGACATGAGGTCCCCTTCGGGATTTCATTGCAAAGCGCATGATTTGCCTCTTCACAAAAATAAATAGCAGTACAAACACCTGTCCAAAAGATATGAGAAGTAAAGAACCTTGAATTAAAAAGTTAGACAAAAAAAAGGCATGCCTTCATTTCAAATCCCTCAATTCGGGCTCTAACGAATGTTTCGGGGTATAAGTTGGGACAAAGCAAGGCCGTCAGCGATGGCGTGGACATAGATAAGCCTGTAGCGTAGAGGCTTGGGGGTCTTAATCCTAGGGTTTAGGGGGAGGGTTCTCGGCCAGGGGCGGGGCGGTCGGTGACTTATGCTCCCAGGTACTCCTGGGATAGGAGTCAAAGCCCAGAAACAGCGCAGGTGAGTGGGTGGAGAATGAGGACCGGGAACTGCTCAAGAGGAGGGTCTCTACTGGGTCAGAGGCGACAGCAGGAAATGGGGTGGGGGAATCTCCTCACCAGGCTCCCGTAGGCCATCACCAGCACGACATTCACGCCGGACAGCCAGTTACTGCCGGACGCCATGGCCTCCCCACCCCGCGCAGAACCGCTCCGGTTTACCCCGCTGC encodes:
- the C3H1orf43 gene encoding protein C1orf43 homolog isoform X3 codes for the protein MASGSNWLSGVNVVLVMAYGSLVFVLLFIFVKRQIMRFAMKSRRGPHVPVGHNAPKDLKEEIDIRLSRVQDIKYEPQLLADDDARLLQLETQGNQNCYNYLYRMKALDAIRASEIPFHAEGRHPRSLMGKNFRSYLLDLRNTSTPFKGVRKALIDTLLDGYETARYGTGVFGQSEYLRYQEALSELATV
- the C3H1orf43 gene encoding protein C1orf43 homolog isoform X2, encoding MASGSNWLSGVNVVLVMAYGSLDLKEEIDIRLSRVQDIKYEPQLLADDDARLLQLETQGNQNCYNYLYRMKALDAIRASEIPFHAEGRHPRSLMGKNFRSYLLDLRNTSTPFKGVRKALIDTLLDGYETARYGTGVFGQSEYLRYQEALSELATVVKARSGSSQRQHQSAAKDLTQSPEVSPTTIQVTYLPSSQKSKRAKHFLELKSFKDNYNTLESTL
- the C3H1orf43 gene encoding protein C1orf43 homolog isoform X1; translation: MASGSNWLSGVNVVLVMAYGSLVFVLLFIFVKRQIMRFAMKSRRGPHVPVGHNAPKDLKEEIDIRLSRVQDIKYEPQLLADDDARLLQLETQGNQNCYNYLYRMKALDAIRASEIPFHAEGRHPRSLMGKNFRSYLLDLRNTSTPFKGVRKALIDTLLDGYETARYGTGVFGQSEYLRYQEALSELATVVKARSGSSQRQHQSAAKDLTQSPEVSPTTIQVTYLPSSQKSKRAKHFLELKSFKDNYNTLESTL
- the CFAP141 gene encoding cilia- and flagella-associated protein 141, which produces MSVERMVKVEESFQRALGLKKMVDRWQNSHTHCLWQMTLSQRRNPYAILRMQDTMVQELALANKQLLMVRQAALHQLFEKEHRQYQQELNQIGKAFYVERL